The proteins below are encoded in one region of Alkalinema sp. FACHB-956:
- the aspS gene encoding aspartate--tRNA ligase: MRSHYCGQVRAANIGETVTLFGWVDRRRDHGFVIFLDLRDKTGTVQVVSDPDRTPQSHPIAGDIRNEYVIKVTGRVSQRPEESLNTKIPTGEIEIYADEIEILSAVRKQLPFQVSSAETETVKEELRLKYRYLDLRRERMSKNLQLRHQVIKSARRFLEDEEQFTEVETPILTKSTPEGARDYILPSRVNPGEWFALPQSPQLFKQLLMVSGLDRYYQVARCFRDEDLRADRQPEFTQLDMEMSFMGQEEILDLNERLVCYIFKAVKGIDIPRPFPRLTYKEAMEKYGSDKPDTRFGLELVDVSDILKDSGFKVFSDAVAKGGIIKILPIPGGNDAISNVRIKPGGDLFNEATVAGAKGLAYIRVRENGEIDTIGAIKDNLTPEQKAELLQRTGAQAGHLLLFGAGDTATVNKTLDRLRQVVGRELNLIDESLWNLLWVTDFPMFEWNADEKRLEALHHPFTSPFPEDRDNLATARAQAYDIVLNGYEIGGGSLRIYQPDLQAKVFATIGLSDEEAQSKFGFLLEAFEYGTPPHGGIAYGIDRLAMLLAGEESIRDAIAFPKTQQARCLLTNAPSNVEDKQLKELQVVSTYRPKLKQD; encoded by the coding sequence ATGCGTAGTCACTATTGCGGTCAAGTTCGAGCAGCCAATATCGGAGAAACTGTCACCCTGTTCGGCTGGGTCGATCGTCGCCGTGATCATGGCTTTGTGATTTTTCTCGACCTGCGGGATAAGACCGGAACCGTGCAAGTGGTCAGCGATCCCGATCGCACGCCCCAATCCCACCCGATCGCCGGAGACATTCGCAACGAATACGTGATCAAAGTAACGGGTCGGGTGAGCCAGCGGCCTGAGGAATCTCTCAATACCAAGATCCCCACGGGGGAAATCGAAATTTATGCCGATGAGATTGAAATTCTCAGTGCGGTGCGCAAACAGTTGCCCTTCCAGGTGTCCAGTGCGGAAACGGAGACGGTGAAGGAAGAACTGCGCCTCAAGTATCGCTATCTCGATCTGCGGCGGGAGCGCATGAGCAAGAACTTGCAACTGCGCCACCAGGTGATTAAGTCGGCGCGGCGGTTCTTGGAGGATGAAGAGCAATTTACCGAAGTCGAAACTCCCATTCTGACCAAATCCACCCCAGAGGGCGCACGGGACTACATTCTGCCGTCTCGGGTGAACCCCGGTGAATGGTTTGCCCTGCCCCAGTCGCCTCAGTTGTTTAAGCAGTTGCTGATGGTGTCGGGGCTCGATCGCTATTACCAAGTGGCGCGCTGTTTCCGGGATGAGGATCTACGGGCCGATCGGCAACCGGAGTTTACCCAGCTCGACATGGAAATGAGCTTCATGGGTCAGGAGGAAATTCTGGATCTGAACGAGCGCCTCGTCTGCTACATCTTCAAGGCAGTTAAAGGCATCGACATTCCCCGTCCCTTTCCCCGCCTGACTTACAAAGAAGCGATGGAGAAGTACGGTTCCGATAAGCCCGATACTCGCTTTGGGCTGGAACTGGTGGACGTGTCTGACATCCTCAAGGATTCTGGCTTTAAGGTCTTCTCCGATGCGGTGGCCAAGGGCGGCATTATTAAAATCCTGCCGATTCCGGGGGGCAATGATGCCATTTCCAACGTGCGGATCAAGCCCGGTGGGGATCTGTTCAACGAGGCGACCGTTGCAGGTGCGAAGGGACTGGCCTACATCCGCGTGCGGGAAAATGGCGAAATCGACACGATCGGAGCCATCAAAGACAACCTAACCCCGGAACAAAAGGCCGAATTGCTCCAGCGTACCGGAGCCCAAGCCGGACATCTCCTGCTGTTTGGGGCGGGGGATACAGCGACGGTGAACAAGACCCTCGATCGGCTGCGGCAGGTGGTGGGTCGGGAGTTGAACCTGATCGACGAAAGCCTGTGGAATCTGCTCTGGGTAACGGATTTCCCGATGTTCGAGTGGAATGCCGATGAAAAGCGGTTGGAAGCACTGCACCACCCGTTTACCTCCCCGTTCCCGGAGGATCGCGACAACCTGGCAACGGCCCGCGCCCAAGCCTACGACATTGTGTTGAACGGCTACGAAATCGGTGGCGGTAGTTTACGGATCTATCAACCCGATCTGCAAGCCAAGGTGTTTGCAACGATCGGCCTCAGCGATGAAGAAGCCCAGAGCAAGTTTGGCTTCTTGCTGGAAGCGTTCGAGTATGGCACGCCGCCCCACGGTGGGATTGCCTACGGGATCGATCGCTTGGCGATGCTGTTGGCGGGCGAAGAGTCGATTCGGGATGCGATCGCCTTCCCGAAGACCCAGCAGGCCCGCTGTTTGCTCACCAATGCGCCCTCCAACGTGGAAGACAAGCAGCTTAAGGAGTTGCAAGTCGTCTCTACCTATCGGCCTAAGCTGAAGCAAGATTAG